From a single Budorcas taxicolor isolate Tak-1 chromosome X, Takin1.1, whole genome shotgun sequence genomic region:
- the HSD17B10 gene encoding 3-hydroxyacyl-CoA dehydrogenase type-2 isoform X2, giving the protein MAAACRSVKGLVALITGGASGLGLATAERLVGQGATAVLLDLPNSDGEAQAKKLGKSCAFAPADVTSEKDVQAALTLAREKFGRVDVAVNCAGIAVASKTYNLKKSQAHTLEDFQRVINVNLMGTFNVIRLVAGEMGQNEPDQGGQRGVIINTASVAAFEGQVGQAAYSASKGGIVAMTLPIARDLAPMGIRVMTIAPGYHRELIPQWRSHPAGWGHPHAALKGEDRENKGSSVPPPPGVLFSSLERSPVAIL; this is encoded by the exons ATGGCAGCTGCATGTCGGAGCGTGAAG GGTCTGGTTGCCTTAATAACCGGCGGAGCCTCAGGCCTAGGCTTGGCCACAGCGGAGCGACTGGTGGGGCAGGGGGCCACTGCTGTACTTTTGGACCTGCCCAACTCAGATGGGGAGGCCCAGGCCAAGAAGTTAGGGAAGAGCTGCGCCTTTGCCCCAGCCGAC GTGACCTCAGAGAAGGATGTGCAAGCAGCCCTGACTCTAGCAAGAGAAAAGTTTGGCCGTGTGGATGTGGCAGTCAACTGTGCAGGCATTGCAGTGGCCAGCAAGACATATAACTTAAAGAAAAGCCAGGCCCATACCTTGGAGGACTTTCAGCGAGTTATCAAT GTGAATCTCATGGGCACCTTCAATGTGATCCGCCTGGTGGCTGGTGAGATGGGCCAGAACGAACCAGACCAGGGAGGCCAACGTGGGGTCATCATCAACACGGCCAGCGTAGCTGCCTTTGAGGGCCAG gTTGGACAAGCTGCATACTCTGCTTCCAAGGGGGGCATAGTGGCCATGACACTGCCCATTGCTCGGGATCTGGCTCCCATGGGTATCCGGGTGATGACCATTGCTCCAG GCTATCATCGAGAACTCATTCCTCAATGGAGAAGTCATCCGGCTGGATGGGGCCATCCGCATGCAGCCTTGAAGGGGGAAGACAGAGAGAAcaaaggttcctctgtccctccccCTCCTGGAGTACTCTTCTCCAGTTTGGAAAGAAGCCCAGTAGCCATTTTGTAA
- the HSD17B10 gene encoding 3-hydroxyacyl-CoA dehydrogenase type-2 isoform X1 — protein sequence MAAACRSVKGLVALITGGASGLGLATAERLVGQGATAVLLDLPNSDGEAQAKKLGKSCAFAPADVTSEKDVQAALTLAREKFGRVDVAVNCAGIAVASKTYNLKKSQAHTLEDFQRVINVNLMGTFNVIRLVAGEMGQNEPDQGGQRGVIINTASVAAFEGQVGQAAYSASKGGIVAMTLPIARDLAPMGIRVMTIAPGLFGTPLLTTLPDKVRNFLASQVPFPNRLGDPAEYAHLVQAIIENSFLNGEVIRLDGAIRMQP from the exons ATGGCAGCTGCATGTCGGAGCGTGAAG GGTCTGGTTGCCTTAATAACCGGCGGAGCCTCAGGCCTAGGCTTGGCCACAGCGGAGCGACTGGTGGGGCAGGGGGCCACTGCTGTACTTTTGGACCTGCCCAACTCAGATGGGGAGGCCCAGGCCAAGAAGTTAGGGAAGAGCTGCGCCTTTGCCCCAGCCGAC GTGACCTCAGAGAAGGATGTGCAAGCAGCCCTGACTCTAGCAAGAGAAAAGTTTGGCCGTGTGGATGTGGCAGTCAACTGTGCAGGCATTGCAGTGGCCAGCAAGACATATAACTTAAAGAAAAGCCAGGCCCATACCTTGGAGGACTTTCAGCGAGTTATCAAT GTGAATCTCATGGGCACCTTCAATGTGATCCGCCTGGTGGCTGGTGAGATGGGCCAGAACGAACCAGACCAGGGAGGCCAACGTGGGGTCATCATCAACACGGCCAGCGTAGCTGCCTTTGAGGGCCAG gTTGGACAAGCTGCATACTCTGCTTCCAAGGGGGGCATAGTGGCCATGACACTGCCCATTGCTCGGGATCTGGCTCCCATGGGTATCCGGGTGATGACCATTGCTCCAG GCCTATTTGGCACCCCGCTGTTGACCACCCTCCCAGATAAAGTGCGCAACTTCCTGGCCAGCCAGGTGCCCTTCCCCAACCGACTTGGTGACCCTGCCGAATATGCTCATCTGGTACAGGCTATCATCGAGAACTCATTCCTCAATGGAGAAGTCATCCGGCTGGATGGGGCCATCCGCATGCAGCCTTGA
- the RIBC1 gene encoding RIB43A-like with coiled-coils protein 1, with the protein MMVSTNWPSNSPLPQMYQVDLPPDPKEVAPTEARNQEKERQSRFFNVRTRVMGVDAEALNHQVEERKLQEATERSKKAAYGTNQVQYDLVAQMLQKEEAERARRLAKKVQNFREQRQKLKNRREFDFWDSNQLWREFPAYLGDNAPYYGQASLQCFSGEDLERAACLRMQQEQFQYSLERQLQEQQQARVDENCTDMLDDQLRLAVDMRAAQLAKLEESCRIAMMAATANANKAQAAKLAEQQRREHQRQQEANLVEVQNEIPSDLLAENAQVAQNPVAPHRVLPYCWKGMTPEQRATIKKVQETQHHEKEAQRQAEQALDAKWESKAINLAQAAMELEEQEKELCAEFRRGLGSFNQQLAKEQKAQQNYLNSLIYTNQPTAQYYLEFNTNSR; encoded by the exons ATGATGGTTAGCACTAATTGGCCATCCAACTCGCCCTTGCCCCAGATGTATCAGGTAGATCTGCCACCAGATCCCAAGGAGGTGGCACCCACCGAAGCTAGAAATCAAGAAAAGGAGCGACAGAGTCGATTCTTCAATGTGCGGACCAGAGTCATGGGG GTGGATGCTGAAGCCCTGAACCACCAGGTGGAAGAACGAAAACTTCAGGAGGCAACAGAACGAAGCAAGAAGGCAGCTTATG GTACCAACCAGGTGCAATAtgatctggtggctcagatgctacaGAAGGAAGAGGCAGAACGGGCACGTCGGCTGGCCAAGAAAGTCCAAAACTTTAGAGAACAGAGGCAGAAACTCAAGAACAGGCGTGAATTTGACTTCTGGGATTCAAACCAACTCTGGAGGGAGTTTCCAGCTTATCTTGGAGACAATGCTCCCTACTATGGCCAAGCCAGCCTGCAGTGCTTCTCTGGGGAAGATCTGGAGAGGGCCGCATGTCTGAGAATGCAGCAGGAGCAGTTCCAATACAGCCTGGAGAGGCAGCTACAAGAGCAACAGCAAGCCAGAGTTGATGAGAACTGTACAG ACATGCTCGATGACCAGCTACGCCTAGCTGTGGACATGCGGGCTGCCCAACTGGCCAAGCTGGAGGAGTCCTGCCGCATAGCCATGATGGCTGCCACAGCCAATGCCAACAAAGCGCAG GCAGCTAAGCTGGCTGAGCAGCAGCGCCGTGAGCATCAGCGACAACAGGAGGCGAACCTCGTGGAGGTCCAGAACGAGATCCCAAGTGACCTACTGGCTGAGAACGCACAGGTTGCCCAAAACCCCGTGGCTCCCCACAGGGTCCTGCCCTATTGCTGGAAGGGCATGACTCCAGAGCAGAGAGCCACCATCAAGAAAGTACAGGAGACACAACACCATGAAAAGGAAGCACAGCGCCAAGCTGAACAAGCACTGGATGCCAAATGGGAAAGCAAGGCCATAAACTTGGCCCAGGCAGCAATGGAGCTAGAAGAGCAGGAAAAGGAGCTGTGTGCTGAATTTCGGAGGGGACTGGGCTCCTTCAACCAGCAGCTGGCTAAGGAGCAAAAAGCCCA GCAGAATTATCTGAATTCATTAATCTACACCAATCAACCTACAGCCCAATATTATCTGGAGTTTAACACCAACAGCCGCTGA